The Anoplopoma fimbria isolate UVic2021 breed Golden Eagle Sablefish chromosome 9, Afim_UVic_2022, whole genome shotgun sequence genome contains the following window.
gagaTGCTGTTACTTGTGATGACTGTCTAGTGATGTGAATAAAAGTTTTGTCCAGCTGATCTAACGAATGTCTGGTTCACGTCTGAACAGCTAACTTCGAAAAAAAGTGCGTGCTCAAACTTTACATCCATGTGACTTTTTAATTCCGATACCGGTAACTGGGCTTTTGGGTATCGGCCGATAAAGAGTGTTGACCAGTTGATActagtgtttaattaataaactgTAGGCGTCACTGTGGAAGTGATTGGGctcataattattttatgagTAAGGCAACAACAGGCTTGACTTAAAAAATcctttcctaactttgtaaaacaaaacgtaacaaataaataaatagatttaaatgtactgaattaTTATAACAATGGTAGCTCATACCTGATCCAGCCATTTGAGTCATTATCGGACCGATATGACTCAAATACCGatactgtttatatatacacatatatatatacacctccGTAGCTTCTAAGTTTTTCAGCTGCTCTTGATGAAgatgcattattttaaaatattaagtatctttatttctttgaaaacacactgtgctAGAGGGATTAGTGCAATGACCTCGGCAtacagtaaaatatatgaaCATTTTAGAGTTATATGCTTTAAAATGACGTAGACATACAAGAGGTAACAGTTAAGATTATAGGACAACAATGACCGGCACTCAGCCTTGTAAGTAGGTAAATATCCGCTTTATTtccaaaatatcaaaacaaaaactgaacaacaACATTTCTTTAACATAATTTGTGGGCAAAATTAATTCACTAAAACTGAGAtcaatgtaatgtttatgtagATACTGCTCCTGCTCTCCCTGATGATCATGGTGGTTTCCGGATACCAATcccatttctgtgtgtgcatgtgtatgagtgtgtgtgtgtgtgtgtgtgtgtgtgtgcgtgtgaacgTAGAGGGTCATCTGTGTGGCATTGAACTGTGGTCCTCCTCTGGTCTACTGGTAGTACAGCTCAAGGTTCATCCCATCATGGATTTCATCTGCAGAGGTTGTGGTTAAGTACAACAGTTCAGGATAAAAAAATTCTGCTTGGTAAAAGTTTGCTACCATTAATATGATAAAAGGCTCCTTCTGttttcaaattataaaaaatatttttagctAATTTAGAAAGACATTTTTACTGCTGACATCGACAATTTCATAATGTAGAATGTAAAAAGcaggggaaaaaatgtttttttctcaaattgttAGGATTTAGTTAAGTTGCACAATGTATTGTTGGCTGGTTTGTTATCTTCTGGTAAATAAGAAAGTTATCGGTTTAAAAGTGTAATTTCAGCCAATAATTACTTCTAATAATAAGGAGGCTTTTCTTACAGTAACTGCAGTTCTTCTGTGGCTGTGAATGAACATTATAagtgtaataatgtaatgtcacAGACAGTGGAGACAGTCCTATTTTGAAAGTGGAGAGAGTACTGTTATTGAATCCGCCATTACTGAGAGACAATAGTTAATGGTTCACAAATTCTATATTGGTGCAAAACTACTTCCAGTCTTTAGAGCCACAATTCACCCGTCCATAAATGACCACCTTTTTCGTAATTAAGATTATCCAATgcttatttttaaagtttgaaaaagtAAGTTGGCCTCTGTGAAATACAACAAACGCTGACAGAATATTGCTGCCAAGATAAAGACAGTGGGAGTGCAGCTGCAAAGCTTGTTTAAAGGATACAGTCACCCAGAGACACGTGGTCCTTGAATATAGTATACCTGTGGGAACAGAGGAGAAACATTTAACTGTTAATAGCAGATGGCCAGAGAAACAATTGTTATGATCAGTATTCCAGACAAGCAACTTACCATTTCTTTAGTACAATCTTGTCAAAACGGGTTCCTGTCTGAGCAGCTATGAGCTTCTTCAGATCTCCAATGGTGTCTTCAGAGCTGAAACATGGCGGTTAAGGAAGTAGCAACGTGATGGCACCGTAAAAAATGCAGGGTCACAACTCAAACGTGGTTTAACTAACATGTCATTTAGCCTTACTTGGTTCTTCAAAAGCAGTTgaaggatatatttttttatcttggaaGAAGTTGTCTTGAATTACAGAGTGCTCTTAATTTGAAATAGAAAAGACAACAAGACTGTGCACTCATGATTTTTTGGAATGGCACTGTGGCTACGGACTTTGAAATCTGGAACAGTCTCCGATTCCACCGCAGTGTGAGGCTACAAGTTACTGTTATTTTCGTTTTTAgattgccaaaaaacacattatgacaTCATCATATATTGTTTTATCCGACCATTACTCTAAAACCCGCAGCTGTTGAGTTTACGATGTTGAAAAACATTTGAGACAAATAGGCAAATTTGTTTTTCGCAATCTAAAAACGAAAATAACAGTAACTTGTAGCCTCACAGTGAATTAGCCTGCACCTTTTTGGCATGAAGTTAAGGACTTCTAGACTACCTATATATTAACTCATCTTCTCATTATGCATACACAATGCATTCCTATTGAAATTGCAGTTGTTTCACTTTGCATTTACTGCACACCTGTCtaccaaaaatatatagtgtcttatatatgatatatggtGTCAATTTTATTTAACCTCTGCACCATTTGATgttgtagtgtattttatcatattctgctatacctTGCTGCACtgaggccatgaagttgttgcatgctgCGTGATGTTGGGAGTCTGGGTACTGAGGAACTGCCCTaacaatgacctcatgaccAACATACGAcatgacaaccttgtttatagtgatgtttacacagatggaagattctaggttctcaggaacgtatttcaaaaagtgtatgttttacgatgtctgaatgatgtatgtACTGCTCAATATGTTGTAtgcctttgtgcacattgaagggatgcacaacacagatataagtTCAGACTGAAGGCTGAGAGCCTCGGTCTATGCTGAATCTCTGTATGGGCTCCGTTCTGCGCAGAATGACTTCAGATGCAgtgattcaataaagaaattgttgaaactgcatcaacggacctggacatcttccttTATCCTTTGATATCACATTATATACTACAATGTCTTTATAGTCTCATAtttaacttgtgttttattcatatttgtactaccctgagccttcctcgtagcacttattgcattcgtattagttgttgcacttattgtattcgtatcagttcgctgcacttattgtattcgtatactgcacttatcctattcgtagtagtttgtagcacttattatattcgtattagtctgttgcaattattgttttcgtagtaatttgcctctgcactatacttttgctctggtttatgctcttagatgcttgtttaagaaaggagatgcacttatgacttctggtgactagtagttctcttgaatacctatgttgaatacacttcctgtaagtcgctttggataaaagcgtctgctaaatgactgtaatgtaatgtaatgtatattttgaGCATTGTTGGAGCCTAAGATCCAAGATTTCCATTAGTTAGAGAATGCATCTCTGTAAACAAAGTCAATAATCAGGAGTAACTGCACAGCTTCAGAGAAGGATACTTGCACTTGACCCTGACCTTCTTGCCCAGGCGATCGTTGCAAACCACCTCGATCATTTTGAGTCTCTGTCTGCAGAAGGGAGATATGTAGACATCTGGTTAGCATCACATGTGTGAGTGTTGAGCTGCTCTAACACAAAATATCCTTATAATTTAAGACAATTATGCTCCTACATTTATCTAGATAGAAGCTACAGCCACTGTGGTAcattttcccagcatgcaacgCGAGAGAAACCAGAACCTGGACTGTGAAGTGAGTTTAAACCAGCCATggtatgtctttattttgttgtatagtatgtgtatttattgtctgtgtagttgtatagtatgtgtatttattgtctgtgtagttgtatagtatgtgtatttattgtctgtgtagttgtatagtatgtgtatttattgtctgtgtagttgtatagtatgtgtatttattgtctgtgtctgtgtagttgagctgctgcaacacttgaatttcccccatggggatcaataaaggaatataataataataatgttggtCTGGTCTAAAGTCTGGTGTTAGCTAACACATGATAGCACGACAAGCTAACGTACATTGTTTGGACCAATGTGCTTAATGTTACAAAGCACAAAAGGAAACCAACATTATGTcttgaaaatgacaaacattgtGCTACATATACAACGACGAAGGGTTAAATGTGACATTCATACCTGGATATTCGctgcaaaataacaaatactgCCTGTCGATGATGTGCTGTGGACTGTTCCGTCCGTAAAGCTGATTTGTTACGCGTGTGAACCTCTCGGCCAATCAAATGGGCGCAGCGGTGATTGACAGCCCGCGCTAGCCAATGACAGGGCAGTAAAAAGGCGGACCTGATTCTGAAAACAACTGGTGCCGTAAACCCGTTGGCTAAGTGTCGTAACTCGCCTAGCTGCAAGCCCAACCTGTCACACACACGATAGCTTCAttgaaaaatctaatttgcaAAACCCTGCTGCAGATAAAATAATGGCGGACGAGGAGAAGTTACCTGCTGGATGGGAGAAAAGAATGAGTCGCAGTTCAGGTAATGCAACAGGAGCACCGAGAAGCTaaatatgctaagctaagctaagctaagctaaatgcCATTGAATACCGTTATGAATGTAGCTTAGGAGCTAGCAGCTGCAGCATCGTGTTTAGTGCTGGATCGGGGAGGATGATGCTGTAGCTGTGATGGGGATGTGATGGGACAGGTGAAGGGTAACTCGGTGTTGCAGGTGTGTTTTGCATAATGTGGTGTTTGGCTGTTATTTGGTGTGTTTTGCTTCCTCAGAGCTGCGGGGCCCTGCATGACGTCACTCTGCTCCAGTGCCTCAcctggtttttatttttacatatttatgttgCAAGGCCGAAAAAAAGGGGCTTAGTATATTGCATTTCCATTTAAACATGAATGTTTCATAGTTTACTGAGTCTCACACTCAGCTTTGCTTTGTAGGCTGCAGAACTACAGTGATGGAGGAACTATGCACATCCAGAAGTGCTTATGCCAAACTCTAAAAATACTCTTTTTCATTACAAATACAGTTCgtgcattcaaaaccttacttgcagtaccagtcaaaagtttggacacaccttctcattcaatgtttttttctttatttttttttttatttttttctacattgtagattaatattgaagacatccaaactatgaaggaacacatatggaattatgtggtaaacaaacaaatgctcaacaaaccagaatatgttttatattttagattcttcaaagtagttgaaggagaaggtgtgtccaaacttttgactggtactgtatatttattggttttatacatttaacacaatttacatacatagatgaacaatttacatacataGATCAACTTgaacatatggcagtatataaaataacaataaataatacaaatatcacttgaaaataaataaatgggtAAATTAtccagtaccagtcaaaagtttggacacaccttctcattcaatgttttttctttatttttatttttatttttttctacattgtagattaatattgaagacatccaaactatgaaggaacacatatggaattatgtggtaaacaaacaaatgctcaacaaaccagaatatgttttatattttagattcttcaaagtagttgaatgagaaggtgtgtccaaacttttgactggtactgtatattaaagtatttaaaagtattatcagcaaataCTCTTAGGCCTACTATGTCATACTgcactgccttttttttactaaaatgttacACCTTatactatgtatatataatatttcagttattgtggattctttactgtttttattgcttatttataatactttttttttatcttgtttttcttttactatgtctcttgtttgcactatcctctatgctgctgtaatcctgtacatttccccgctgcgggactaataaaggattatcttatcttatgtctCTTATCCCATACTATCCCATTATGTTACAGTGACTCTTGCACTATTCtcaattatattaattatagcACACACATTAATCCTTTATTTCTATTACTTTCTATACCTATATGTAGCTATTTCTGTCCTTGTactgctgcaacaaccacatTTTCCTGCTGGGGATCTTAGTCTTaaaatttacattaaatatgaaaagtaaGAGTACTCATTGAGCAGTAAAGTGGTCCCAGTCACTGTTTTactttatgatgtttttataataattggTATTTCTGCTGCactaatgtgtatgttgcattttactgctgtagatgttaAAGCCGTGTACATTTTAACTCATTTATATATTGTTGGGTAGTTTAAGTTTCAGCAGTGCATCATATTCTATGAGgtcatcatatgtttgtagcgTTGCCGCCCCGTGACAACAACGTATGTGCTTAGAAAAGCTACTTTTttacagctttagttacttttcagataacAATGTCTtgtccccttcctgtccagagAAAACCATGTTTCTCCAGATGAGTTggatttgaatgtttgtgatgaactgacaGATGAAGAGTTagtttatgtgttgagaaaattcTCCCTACTTCTTaagataaataaactatttaaaatccCTCTTGGGTCAGATGGAAagtgcatcgtcacaaagctgaaaagaGGGCTGGTTTTTTTGAGCTCGTGAAAAGTAGAATTTTTAGAAATGCATGGTTCTTGCAGGACAGCGGCGCTATATGTAGCCACGTTGAGAGCCTTGTgaaggctatatatatatatatatgtgtatatatatatattttttttgtattgagcACCATTTAATATTGCGTCTTTAGCTTGCTCTGCTGCCTCCATTTGTAAACAAAATGATTGAATGCATCTTTATTGACTCTCACTCTTTGCCCTGCAGGCAAAGTATACTACTTCAACCACATCACCAATGCCAGCCAGTGGGAACGTCCGGTGGGAGATGGCCGTGGAGAGCCAGAGAAGgtcattatgtttaatattttaaatttgtttatcGTTACAATAACAATTAACTTTTAATAACGagaacttttcaaaataagagttacaaagtgctttacaagaTAGCATAAAAACAAGACTGAACTAGTTTAATGACGATTGAAATTAGGAGTGGGTGGAGGAGGCCTTATGATGTTTTGGGCTTCCTGCCAAAAAAACCAATAACGGCCCTGTAAGACTAGAGCCAAAGCTCTACAACAAACTGCTGGTTGCATACTGTGGTTTCAGTCCCATGTGTGTAATAAACGgctgcattttgtttatttaaagctcacacatttacaaatgatttCATAGTTTaatccttatttttttattatatagatAGTGATTCTGActtatttgagaaaaataaacaatcattCACACCAGTCTTATTGATTCTTGACACTGATCAGTTTGTGCTCTTCCCTCACTCAGGTACGCTGCTCTCACCTCCTGGTGAAGCACACTCAGTCACGTCGTCCATCTTCTTGGCGAGAACAAAATATCACACGAACTAAAGACGAGGCCCTGGAGCTCATTCAGAGTACGTGAGGCATCggagagggaagggaaggggggATGTGGTTCATTCAGGTCTGATCATCACGTTAAAGTtgttctttatttctctgttctTTGCAGAGTATATAGAAGAGATCAAGTCTGGAGAGGAAAAATTCGAGTCCCTGGCTTCTCAGTTCAGCGACTGCAGCTCAGCTAAGAACGGTGGAGATCTGGGACAATTTGGCAAAGGTACAAACCCGCACATGCAACAATACACCAGAATTTTCTAACGCAAGTGCACTACTCTTCAGGAATACACAAACCCACAAGAGCTGTACATGTATATCAAGGGTTgctatacatgtgtgtgttaatatgttgtttttgttagttCATTCAGCAGGACAACACAGATAAACATTGCTGCATTAgaaaaaatcaatgcaaaagacgtaatgtgtgtatatacagtgtCTGACTAAAGCTAATGTGCAGCTGCAGGACCTGttaggctttttaaaaatgaaataaataataaaataaaggagagTTACCTAAAAGTGTTTCAGGATAACTCTGGTGAATGTGTATTAAACAGCaacaaatacttttatataatgtttattaaaactACAGtacccagctgttttaggaaattatttaggtctttttagaaatgaaactatatatttgtgaccTGGTTTTAACTGTactttaataaacaaataattaaagaaaacataataaaaagtaaaaattctAAAGGTAAACGCAGGTATTTATGTACACACAGGTCCCAGATGATAATTTACAACATGTTCATGATTTaatttttaagtctttttatctttttatgttttaggtCAAATGCAGAAGCCTTTTGAAGATGCCTCCTTTGCTCTCAAAGTGGGCGACATGAGCGGTCCTGTTTTTACTGAGTCTGGAGTCCACATCATCCTACGCACTGGTTGACAGGAAAAAAGCCACAAACTAAACTTTCCTCTCATGTCTTCGCACACACAGTCCCACCAAACCAGAcctgatttgttttaatgtccCACACCACCCAATAAACAAGGCTTATGGGCTGAATCGCGTTAGTTTAATGGGATCCTTTTGTTCCAAGCACTATTGGACATGTATGAATAATTAAATCACACTGAACATCTAAGGAGTATCGCAGATCATTCCTGTGAGACCTCAAAGCTTTTATTAACCCTGGCAATGCCATTATATGAAAACATGAGTGCCTGTGACTCTGTTGAAGTGATTTGCTCCCGTGGAAACAGTTTCACACGATGCGCGACGTTTGAGAATGCGTCTgtaaaagcttgtttttgtatgtgcatgtcttcaaaaaaaaaggaccattTACCGTATGTTTTCCTGTAACCGTTTCCAtttctactgtatgtgtgcCGAAACAGATCCTCGATCTTGTTTTGGAAAATGAATTCACAAGatgtttaaaatacttttacatatatacatacaatacattgcAAACCCCTGCAGCCCGAGTGAGTGCTGTTCTTCTTCATTTAGCATTGATTTAAAGTTGTTATCCTTTGCAGATGTCCAGTAGGAAACAATCATTTGTTGTCATGATCCATTTTGAAAAGTGcatgtttcctctcctttaGGATATGCAAAGATAAAGATGGCACAGTTGAAATCTTCCAGGTTTTAACAATCAGCTCTGCAGCTTTTAAAAGCATCAAAGTTCAGATGACCCGTTACACCGTCATTAATGGAGTTTTTCCTGCATCAATAAagatatctcttttttttgtaagtctCTTGTTTTGGGGTTTGTTTAGAAACGATTGACAAACTTATTATGCAATCACTTTAAAGTCGGTTGGATGAAGCACTACAATAAATTGTATGCAGAATAGACAAGCCTGTTGCATTAAGGGAGATGCTGCAGAATCAAACGCAATGTGACGTTTCTATGCTGATGACCCTCATTTGTTGCAAGAACCAGTTCATTGCTGCATCCAGCTTTTGATGCTGTCCAGCCTCTTCTACAAAGACTAAAAGTGCAGAACACGTAAGAGATGATTTCATAGATAAGTTCAGGCCTTAGACTGCATATCTTTTAATTATGAAAAAGATGTTACTAACTAATACACTGCGTTCTATCCGTCGAATAAAGTGCATCGACTGGTGGCTGTTGGACGCAcggggaaaaaaggaggagaggtgaTAGGGGGCGGTTATGAATAATACTTCCTGGTAAATATAAAATTGATCAAGCTTgttgaaacaaatcaaaaggttTACAGTTTGCAGCTCTCAGGTTGTTcctgttttactgtttgttgaATGATCACTGTCAGCTATCTGTATTGTTAGGTTATGAGTATAAACACAAATTCACccctgagctttttttttgcacactcCACCTGACCGTCTAACAACATCCCGGGCTGAGACGTTCACCTTATCTCTTCAGACCTGCAGAGGTAATAACTTCTTTTAGCTTTTTGAGGGAAAATTGTTGACTGACTGAATATTTAAAGGGTCCGGATGACAAAGAATCTAAGtggcatttattgttttttgtctttgattttCCTCCGTTGCTTCTGACATATTTATCAACTCAAATACCCTAAAAACATTGCAGTTTTGGTAATCAAATTgccctttttttaaagggcaaACTACATACAATTCCATTGACCCTCATTCCTTCATTGAGATGGCTAGAAGAATCTCAAACTCAtagcaaataaaacaatggcTAGTAATAAGTGGAAACTTTTATTCTCATTGTGTCAAAAGAAAATGCCTGCCCAGAGCGACACattaaagtggtaaaaaaaatatataatttgtatgGCTTTTCACCGGCTGAGCAATGTTACAAATGTATCATCTACTTTTTTAGTAGGACTTTAGTAGGAATTtcaaaaggttttcttttgaaattcaGATTACCTGTAAATGTAATCTTTGTTGCATATCTTGcaatttttgttgttgttccctccTTGTTGATTAAAGCACTTATGGTAAGttgctttggacaaaagtgtGTTGTCATGTAACATGTTGCTCCTCGCTCTTCCTCATCATACACAAGCACAGGTCAGATTTTTGCATTTAACTTAAAACGTTAACTGTAATGCCACGGCCACCTCAGATTTGCCAGAAATAGGACTTTTTAGAATATATCATCAAAAATTATGCAAATAATTAAAtggtttgaaaaatgaaaaagattccAAAAGGTTTATACTGATAGCAAAATAACTGTGGATTATCATGTCCCGGCTACATAACGGTAAAACAGCACACTAAATACATGAAAGACACAAAGATACATCAGATGAAAACTTTTCTCGTGATGGAAGCTCAACTTGAAAGGATCCCAAAGTCTGTCTGTGCATTTCAACTTGATTGAGATCATTACAGATGAAATGAAACTCACTGATGtccttttcttccctctttgtttctctctgaaataTTTCAGTGCGTCTTTGACTCCAGCCATGCTCTCCTTTTCAACCCCACCCCTTCTCTACTTGAGTGTCCTGGTCTTTCTGTCGGGCCGCTCCCCTGTTCTCTCCTGTCGGACGGGGAACGGCAGCCAGTGCGAATCAGCTTTTTGTACCAGGCTACAACCTGGTGGGGGAAGGCTTCGATGTGGTCACCCTGAAGCGAAAAGCAGCCTACGTGATCGACGTGATGACCTACATGACCCCAGGAGGCACCTGCAAACTCTGCCACAACCCTCTTCAGGGCAACGTGCTGCAGAAAGTAATTTAAATCcaaaaaagcacaaagaaaaacactaccTTTGACACTTTaacaaacatgttaaacaggccctattatgctattttccgggtgcatatttttatttcaagttccaacatgtttactgcagcacctcttctcaccctctctctgaaactcTCCGTTgaagcgcttgctcctccctccagaaagaaaagaagtctgctctgattgggagggtaactccttttaggcgtggacttcaggttttacactctacagaccatttacatgtaaaaatatatatatataacactatgaagaagaaggagtggaaagtggaaaagcataatagggccactttaaccatttttttctcacctttatcgCACTAGAACTGTCTCTGCCCACTGGCTCTTTGCACCATGTGCACTATTTAATTATtctaatgttatttattttcagctgCCTCTCTCTGCATTGGACTGGCGTGCATTCACCCGCTGTAATATTCGACATGACAGCAGTGAACACACCTCTGTCAGGTATCACAAGCATAcgtttttaaacataaaaatgtattccctGTAGCTGGGCCTCTTTGGGCCCCCTACTGTCTCGACTCCT
Protein-coding sequences here:
- the ubl5 gene encoding ubiquitin-like protein 5, with the translated sequence MIEVVCNDRLGKKVRVKCNSEDTIGDLKKLIAAQTGTRFDKIVLKKWYTIFKDHVSLGDYEIHDGMNLELYYQ
- the pin1 gene encoding peptidyl-prolyl cis-trans isomerase NIMA-interacting 1, translated to MADEEKLPAGWEKRMSRSSGKVYYFNHITNASQWERPVGDGRGEPEKVRCSHLLVKHTQSRRPSSWREQNITRTKDEALELIQKYIEEIKSGEEKFESLASQFSDCSSAKNGGDLGQFGKGQMQKPFEDASFALKVGDMSGPVFTESGVHIILRTG